The genome window TGTTTGTCCTGGTTCTAAGATGCCCTATTTCTCTTAAAAACTCAAAGGAGTGTCTTTTTTTCTGCAAGGGATAATCTGAAGGGCATTCCCCCAGGAGTTCCACAGAGAGAGCCTGTAGCTCCAGAGCCTGCTCTTTCGCGGGAGATTCCACCAGAAGACCGCTGACTGTACAGCTGGCGCCTGTTGTCAAACTATGGAGGACATCCTCTGAAATGACTGACTTATCCGCAATGACCTGAAGATTACTCATACAGGAACCGTCATTTAATGCGATAAAAACCAGGTCCTTGGTATCTCTTTTGGTTCTTACCCATGCCTGGATCGTGATCTTTGAACCAAGGCTCTCTGTTTTTTTCAAAATCTGTTTAATTGTATCTTTTGCCATAATCGGCAGTATAATCTGAGACCTCTATGCTGGCAAGTGATTCCCTCTTTTAATCCATTCGTCCCATGATTGATCTGAAATTTTTAGAACAAAAAAAAGCCCCGTTTCCACAGAGGAACGGGGCAGACTGTTTCATATAAATATCAGGGTCCAGTTCTTTTACGGTCACGGGGAAAGAGGGAGGCTTCTTTCACATTGGTCAAGCCAAGGATTTTCTGGGTCAAACGCTCCAGACCAATGGCAAAACCACCATGGGGAGGACAGCCGTATTTAAAAATGGATATGTAATCGCCCAATTCCTCTTCGGTCATACCGAATTTAGGAAGTGTCTCTTTCATCATCTTGTATTCATTGATTCTTCGCCCGCCGGTCGTAATCTCCAGTCCTCTGAAGATCAAGTCAAAACTCATGGTTTTAAGCCCGTCAGGATAGGTATAAAAGGGTCTTTTTTTCCTGGGGAAAGCATTGATGAAAACCATGGGAATCCCATGTTCCTCCTGGGCCCAGTCACAGATGACCCGTTCGGCTTCGGGATTGATTTCAAAGACCCGCCTTCCCAGCCGTTCGGATACAATCTTCTTAGCCTGATCATGAGGTATTATTGGAATATTTTTGCATTTATCCGGGTCCGGTGTTGTCCCACCCCATGCATCCAGATCTGCCTGATTATTCTCCCGCACCTTGCGGAACAGGTACTCCATCAATTCTGCTTCCAGAGTCATCAAGTCCCGTTCGGTCTCAATGTAACCCATTTCAATATCTAAAGAAACATACTCGTTTATATGGCGTGGAGTATCATGCTTTTCCGCTCTGTAGGCCTGACCAATTTCAAAAACACGTTCCAGACCGCTGGCAACCATGGTCTGTTTGTATTGCTGTGGTGACTGAGCCAGACAAACCTTCGTATCGAAATAGTCAACCTCAAACAGGTTGGATCCACCTTCTGTACCACCGGCAACGAGCTTACTGGTCTTAATTTCAGTAAAATCCCGGGATCTTAGAAAGTCGGCAAAATACCGGATAAGATCTGCCTGAAGACGAAAAATAGAGAGGATCTTCGGATTTCGGAGTGAGATCATCCTATTATCCAGAATAGCCTCAAGGCCTATGTTTTCAGGGTCCTGATTGACAGGAAATGGCAGGTCTGAAGAGGCTTCGGCCAGGATGTCCAATTTTGTGAGTTGCATTTCATAACCACCGGGAGCCTTTTCACTCTCATGAATCATTCCCGTGGCGCTGATAACCGTCTCTACATTGAGGTCTAATTCGTCATTGGTAACAATCTGAGCTAATCCGCTTCTATCCCTGAGAATTATAAAGTTGACACCACCGAGGTCACGGATACGATGAACCCAACCGCTGAGGGTGATTTCCTGACCATTTGAATCTTTTATATCTTTTGCTAATACTCGCATATTTTCCTTTCTCGCTTTTGGGCCCTGGACTAACCCAGAACTTTTTCCTTTAGTACACTCTGTACAACCTGTGGAGCGGCTTTCCCGCCTGATGCCTGCATGACCTGTCCAACAAGAAATCCCATCTGACGGAGATCTCCATCTTTGATAGCCTGAACCACGTCTCCGTTTTTCAACATCACCTCATCAATGATTTTTCCAATAGCACCAGGATCTGAAATCTGGACAAGTCCTTTTTCATCACAGATCTTATCAGGATCTTTATCCTCTTCGAAGATATAATCCAGAACAGTCTTGGCGATCTTACCGCTGATCTGTCCTTCCTCTATGAGAGCAATCAGTTTTGCCAGTCGTTCTGCAGTCAATGGACATTTTTCGAGGGTTAACCCGGTCCTGTTCAACAGTTTTTTAACATCCGAAGACAGCCAGGAATACACCTGGACGGCATCTGCTCCCGCAAAGACACAGTGTTCAAAAAAATCTGCTCTATATTTTTCATCATGAATATACTCAGCCTGATCGGAACTCAAACCATGACCACTCATGAGTCTCTGCTTTCGGGCAAAGGGAAGCTCGCACATGCTGTCATCCACTTCTTTTAAGAATTCAGCCGAAGGCATAAAGGGGGGCAGATCCGGTTCGGGAAAGTAGCGGT of Oceanispirochaeta crateris contains these proteins:
- the aspS gene encoding aspartate--tRNA(Asn) ligase translates to MRVLAKDIKDSNGQEITLSGWVHRIRDLGGVNFIILRDRSGLAQIVTNDELDLNVETVISATGMIHESEKAPGGYEMQLTKLDILAEASSDLPFPVNQDPENIGLEAILDNRMISLRNPKILSIFRLQADLIRYFADFLRSRDFTEIKTSKLVAGGTEGGSNLFEVDYFDTKVCLAQSPQQYKQTMVASGLERVFEIGQAYRAEKHDTPRHINEYVSLDIEMGYIETERDLMTLEAELMEYLFRKVRENNQADLDAWGGTTPDPDKCKNIPIIPHDQAKKIVSERLGRRVFEINPEAERVICDWAQEEHGIPMVFINAFPRKKRPFYTYPDGLKTMSFDLIFRGLEITTGGRRINEYKMMKETLPKFGMTEEELGDYISIFKYGCPPHGGFAIGLERLTQKILGLTNVKEASLFPRDRKRTGP